A section of the Acanthochromis polyacanthus isolate Apoly-LR-REF ecotype Palm Island chromosome 1, KAUST_Apoly_ChrSc, whole genome shotgun sequence genome encodes:
- the gsc gene encoding homeobox protein goosecoid codes for MPAGMFSIDSILSARPSCKEPLLLHRSGPVVLSAGLTDSLYTDYNGLYSATCGPSPPGVQSVNGTRIGYNGYYYGQLHVQGAGGGPPCCGSVPGLSTQQCPCIPTGYDTPGSVLISPVPHQMMSYMNMGSLSRTELQLLNQLHCRRKRRHRTIFTDEQLEALESLFQETKYPDVGTREQLARKVHLREEKVEVWFKNRRAKWRRQKRSSSEESENSQKWNKSTKTSAEKTEESKSEVDSDS; via the exons ATGCCAGCCGGCATGTTCAGCATAGACAGCATCCTGTCCGCACGGCCGAGCTGTAAGGAGCCGCTGCTGCTGCACCGGAGCGGCCCGGTGGTGCTGTCCGCCGGCCTCACGGACTCTCTCTACACCGACTACAACGGACTGTATTCAGCCACATGCGGACCATCCCCACCGGGGGTTCAGTCTGTGAACGGGACCAGGATTGGATATAACGGCTACTACTACGGACAGCTGCACGTCCAGGGCGCAGGAGGTGGGCCGCCGTGCTGCGGATCCGTGCCCGGCCTCAGCACGCAGCAGTGTCCTTGCATCCCGACAG GCTACGACACCCCGGGCTCGGTGCTGATCTCTCCGGTCCCCCACCAGATGATGTCCTACATGAACATGGGCAGCCTGTCTCGGactgagctgcagctcctcAACCAGCTCCACTGCCGCAGGAAGCGGAGGCACCGCACCATCTTCACCGACGAGCAGCTGGAGGCTCTGGAGAGTCTCTTCCAAGAGACCAAGTACCCGGACGTCGGCACCCGGGAGCAGCTGGCCCGCAAGGTCCACCTCCGGGAGGAGAAGGTGGAG GTTTGGTTCAAAAACAGACGCGCGAAGTGGAGAAGACAGAAAAGGTCTTCGTCGGAAGAATCAGAGAACTCTCAGAAATGGAACAAATCCACCAAAACGTCCGCGGAGAAAACGGAGGAGAGTAAAAGCGAGGTGGACTCAGACAGCTGA